From Streptomyces sp. NBC_00690, a single genomic window includes:
- a CDS encoding IS701 family transposase has translation MTRRVPCPPAPGPLEAYAARFDDLFSTLAQRRGFREYLAGLLLPRDRNKTLTCLAGTEPVAGAQHAAVQRLQFFLSESTWDHEQVNARRVELLLADPATAPHAGGVLVIDDSGDRKDGKATAHIGRQWLGRLGKTDNGIVTVTTCWADENLYYPLHAVPYSPAHHFPTGKKDPGFRTKLQIAVELARAAKAAGTAFRAVAADCAYGDQDGFRRELSAAGLPFVMALKPSHGSWAYGKDAYTPLQAARALTWADPEHPGDWNHVERTFRDGRTETWWAADATLGFWGPDGNVRLVVATTDPATLPSQSTWYLATDLPRPGGPREADSPEPAADLHEVVRIYGIRHWIEQSYKQIKDEPGWADFQVRSDTAIRRHQTLIACAFSFCWDIWFARLPDREPAVVPAVPPASTPAGPTERGNEQTPPAPTGQLAAGDPRRPGLARPLDHPPTMLASLDQRAATTRTPSTDQRRRRRPPA, from the coding sequence ATGACCCGTCGTGTTCCGTGTCCGCCCGCTCCGGGCCCGCTGGAAGCCTACGCCGCACGCTTCGATGACCTCTTCTCCACCCTGGCACAGCGCCGCGGGTTCCGGGAGTACCTCGCGGGACTGCTGCTGCCGCGGGACCGAAACAAGACCCTGACCTGTCTGGCCGGCACCGAGCCGGTGGCCGGAGCCCAGCACGCTGCGGTGCAGCGGCTGCAGTTCTTTCTGTCCGAGTCGACGTGGGACCACGAGCAGGTCAACGCCCGCCGGGTGGAACTGCTGCTGGCCGATCCCGCGACCGCGCCGCACGCGGGCGGGGTGCTGGTGATCGACGACTCGGGAGACCGCAAGGACGGCAAGGCGACCGCGCACATCGGCCGCCAGTGGCTGGGCCGGCTGGGCAAGACCGACAACGGCATCGTCACCGTGACCACCTGCTGGGCCGACGAGAACCTCTACTACCCGCTCCACGCGGTGCCCTACAGCCCAGCCCACCACTTCCCGACAGGCAAGAAGGACCCGGGTTTCCGCACGAAGCTGCAGATCGCCGTCGAACTCGCCCGCGCCGCCAAGGCGGCCGGAACGGCCTTCCGGGCGGTGGCCGCCGACTGCGCCTACGGTGACCAGGACGGCTTCCGCCGAGAGCTCTCCGCGGCGGGCCTGCCGTTCGTCATGGCCCTCAAGCCGAGCCACGGCAGCTGGGCCTACGGCAAGGACGCCTACACCCCTCTCCAGGCCGCCCGGGCTCTGACCTGGGCAGACCCTGAGCATCCCGGAGACTGGAACCATGTCGAGCGGACCTTCCGCGACGGGCGCACCGAGACCTGGTGGGCCGCTGACGCCACCCTCGGCTTCTGGGGCCCCGATGGAAACGTCCGCCTGGTCGTGGCCACCACCGACCCGGCTACGCTGCCCTCGCAGTCCACCTGGTACCTGGCCACCGACCTGCCCCGCCCTGGCGGCCCACGCGAGGCCGACAGTCCCGAACCCGCCGCTGACCTGCACGAAGTCGTCCGTATCTACGGCATTCGACACTGGATCGAGCAGAGCTACAAGCAGATCAAGGACGAGCCCGGATGGGCCGACTTCCAGGTCCGCTCCGACACCGCCATCCGCCGCCACCAGACCCTGATCGCCTGCGCGTTCTCCTTCTGCTGGGACATCTGGTTCGCCCGACTGCCAGACCGGGAGCCCGCCGTCGTCCCAGCAGTCCCACCGGCCTCCACCCCAGCGGGACCCACTGAGAGGGGGAACGAACAGACCCCACCAGCCCCAACCGGCCAGCTGGCCGCAGGCGATCCGCGCCGTCCGGGCCTGGCTCGACCCCTGGACCACCCTCCAACGATGCTGGCGAGCCTGGACCAACGAGCCGCCACCACCCGAACTCCAAGCACTGATCAACGCCGTCGGCGCAGGCCACCCGCTTGA
- a CDS encoding 4-hydroxyphenylacetate 3-hydroxylase family protein: MMDVSDAKGAMTGDDFRASLDDGREVWLGGERVRNVAAHPELRGAVDEIARLLDLRLSDPVARETALTTSAESGNLVSRSYSLPSTPEELRAKFAASQWWMAESLGQHGRAPDFMANVVVGLRDYHAELETNRPGFGANVINYHRYATEHDLVLTHALGDPQIDRSASPLDDPDLALRVVEENERGVVIRGAKQLATLAPFAQEVLVYLNGVSAQRGAEKFVIWFALPMNTPGLKTLCREPLGSSGAGHAHPLARRYDEQDAMLFFDDVEIPWERVFLLGDGLLALKGLSRINAWSMQSTHIRFHERLRTFISVAAMVADSIGVDGFRGIQEDLGELISYAETLRLGIAGAEATAVRTPSGLLAPAPSYGLGFWSAEVSARVVNIVRGIGASGLIMQPSEADLANAELRPFIDRYMHGRGMAADHKARLFRLAWELVGDGFGARQELYEYLHRGDPGAGRARLLRSYDRSETDGRIRRLISSPLR; encoded by the coding sequence ATGATGGATGTGAGCGACGCCAAGGGCGCCATGACCGGCGATGACTTCCGGGCGAGCCTTGACGATGGCCGTGAGGTATGGCTGGGTGGCGAGCGGGTTCGCAATGTCGCGGCACACCCGGAACTGCGCGGCGCGGTCGACGAGATCGCCCGCCTGCTGGACCTGCGCTTGTCGGACCCGGTTGCCCGGGAGACCGCGCTGACCACGTCGGCGGAGTCCGGCAACCTGGTCAGCCGTTCGTACAGCTTGCCGTCGACCCCGGAGGAACTGCGCGCCAAGTTCGCGGCCTCACAGTGGTGGATGGCCGAGAGCCTCGGACAGCACGGCCGTGCCCCCGACTTCATGGCGAACGTCGTCGTCGGCCTGCGCGACTACCACGCGGAGTTGGAGACGAACCGCCCCGGTTTCGGTGCCAATGTGATCAACTACCACCGCTATGCCACCGAGCACGACCTCGTGCTCACGCACGCACTCGGCGATCCGCAGATCGACCGCAGCGCCAGCCCCCTGGACGACCCCGATCTCGCGCTGCGGGTGGTCGAGGAGAACGAGCGGGGCGTTGTCATCCGGGGCGCGAAGCAACTCGCAACCCTGGCACCGTTCGCCCAGGAGGTGCTGGTCTACCTCAACGGTGTCTCCGCCCAGCGCGGTGCCGAAAAGTTCGTCATCTGGTTTGCGCTGCCGATGAACACGCCCGGCTTGAAGACCCTGTGCCGTGAGCCACTCGGCAGCTCTGGTGCAGGACACGCGCACCCCCTCGCGCGGAGGTACGACGAGCAGGACGCCATGCTGTTCTTCGACGACGTCGAGATTCCCTGGGAGCGGGTGTTCCTCCTCGGCGACGGCCTGCTCGCGCTCAAGGGCCTCTCACGGATCAACGCCTGGTCGATGCAGAGCACGCACATTCGGTTCCACGAGCGTCTGCGGACCTTCATCTCCGTGGCAGCCATGGTGGCCGACAGCATCGGGGTCGATGGATTCCGTGGCATCCAGGAGGACTTGGGCGAGCTCATCTCCTATGCGGAGACGCTCCGGCTGGGCATCGCGGGCGCGGAGGCGACGGCGGTACGCACGCCGAGCGGGCTGCTTGCGCCCGCCCCCTCGTACGGCCTCGGCTTCTGGTCCGCGGAGGTGTCGGCGCGGGTCGTGAACATCGTGCGCGGCATCGGGGCGTCCGGACTCATCATGCAGCCTTCCGAGGCCGACCTGGCCAATGCGGAACTGCGCCCCTTCATCGACCGGTACATGCACGGCCGCGGTATGGCCGCCGACCACAAGGCACGCCTGTTCCGGCTGGCCTGGGAGTTGGTCGGGGACGGCTTCGGAGCCCGGCAGGAACTGTACGAGTATCTGCACCGCGGCGACCCGGGCGCGGGCCGCGCCCGGCTGCTGCGCAGCTATGACCGCTCCGAGACCGACGGCCGTATCCGCCGCCTGATCTCCTCGCCGCTCCGCTGA
- a CDS encoding 4-carboxy-4-hydroxy-2-oxoadipate aldolase/oxaloacetate decarboxylase: MSTPVITYEETELLAMGTATLFEAARFDCDLDPELRPSWPGARLCGTALPVLAAAGDNLPLHWALEEAAPGDVLVVDAGGSRCGFWGEVMSVAAQARGVRGLVIDGGVRDTAQLEQLAFPAFSSSIAIRGTGKAWRGTVGEPITVRGRPVRRGDLVVADQDGIVVLPADRVDEVVAAARDRVEKEDAYMNRLRSGELTLDIYAFRELR; the protein is encoded by the coding sequence ATGAGCACGCCCGTCATCACCTACGAAGAGACCGAACTGCTGGCCATGGGCACCGCGACACTGTTCGAGGCCGCCCGCTTCGACTGTGACCTCGACCCCGAACTGCGGCCCAGTTGGCCCGGCGCCCGACTGTGCGGAACCGCATTGCCGGTGCTCGCTGCGGCGGGCGACAACCTGCCGCTGCACTGGGCACTGGAGGAGGCGGCCCCCGGTGATGTGCTGGTCGTCGACGCCGGGGGATCACGCTGTGGCTTCTGGGGCGAGGTGATGTCCGTTGCCGCGCAGGCTCGCGGGGTGCGCGGGCTCGTCATCGACGGGGGCGTACGCGACACCGCGCAACTGGAGCAACTCGCCTTCCCGGCGTTCTCGTCCTCGATCGCGATCCGCGGCACGGGGAAGGCGTGGCGCGGCACCGTCGGTGAGCCGATCACGGTGCGTGGACGCCCCGTACGACGTGGAGATCTCGTCGTCGCCGATCAGGACGGCATCGTCGTCCTGCCGGCCGACCGTGTGGACGAAGTCGTCGCGGCGGCCCGGGACCGAGTCGAGAAGGAGGACGCGTATATGAACAGGCTGCGTTCGGGCGAGCTAACCCTTGATATCTACGCGTTCCGGGAGTTGCGATGA
- a CDS encoding class I SAM-dependent methyltransferase: MTLLSQLHRFHQRHPWSHNDHYGPWTADCVAASGARSVLDVGCGTGNLAALLRNRGATVTGLERDAATARAAAERFVDDPAVTIVQANFADRERQRRWDAITLVAVLHHLPLVPTLRELRGCLTPGGRLVVVGCYREDGPADRVANLPAALANPIMALVKHPGRAAELPPHMTAPTTDPQETLGDIRSAATQELPGARIRRRLFWRYTLVYDAPA; this comes from the coding sequence ATGACACTGCTGTCTCAACTCCACCGTTTCCATCAGAGGCATCCGTGGAGTCACAACGATCACTACGGCCCATGGACCGCCGACTGTGTGGCCGCGTCCGGGGCCCGCAGCGTCCTCGACGTCGGATGCGGTACGGGGAATCTCGCCGCACTGCTCCGTAACCGCGGCGCCACCGTCACCGGGCTCGAACGCGACGCTGCGACCGCCCGCGCCGCAGCGGAACGCTTCGTCGACGACCCTGCGGTCACCATCGTCCAAGCCAACTTCGCAGACCGCGAGCGGCAGCGACGCTGGGACGCCATCACCCTCGTCGCTGTCTTGCACCACCTACCGCTGGTGCCCACTCTGCGGGAACTGCGCGGCTGTCTCACCCCTGGCGGGCGCCTCGTGGTCGTCGGCTGCTACCGGGAAGACGGACCCGCCGACCGGGTCGCCAATCTGCCGGCCGCACTCGCGAACCCGATCATGGCATTGGTCAAGCACCCGGGCCGCGCCGCTGAGCTGCCCCCGCACATGACAGCACCCACCACCGACCCGCAGGAGACCCTTGGCGACATCCGGTCTGCGGCCACCCAGGAGCTGCCCGGCGCCCGGATACGCCGTCGCCTGTTCTGGCGATACACCCTGGTCTATGACGCCCCTGCCTGA
- a CDS encoding MerR family transcriptional regulator — MYSSFIPPRQVKIGDAAAFVGTTPRAIRHYHEIGLLPEPVRGGDGRRRYGYEDMIRLLWIRRMADAGIALDDIRDAFADTASAGADSDDGIASMLERLDETLVAQEAELRRQRTAVQRMRTEGSRMGLLSAFVTSRLTSLPEGSLRQADLDSLLVTERIFGPLGAAVQATRFVALATHPDLREDSDRIDASEEALDDTIAVDDPRVARVAAERHAFEMALQAVIEDSGLAESDDALFDSWDTLHPATADERENEAGRSSGRGQESMSAFEATGKMPYDFSPARLRCMEFAEELAAHESPAS; from the coding sequence ATGTATTCGTCCTTTATCCCGCCGCGCCAGGTCAAGATCGGTGACGCGGCGGCCTTCGTCGGCACCACACCGCGGGCGATCCGTCACTACCACGAGATCGGCCTGCTCCCCGAGCCCGTGCGGGGTGGCGACGGCCGCCGCCGCTACGGCTACGAAGACATGATCCGGTTGCTGTGGATCCGCAGGATGGCCGATGCCGGGATCGCCCTCGACGACATCCGTGACGCCTTCGCCGACACGGCTTCCGCTGGTGCCGACAGCGACGACGGCATTGCGAGCATGCTGGAACGGCTGGACGAAACCCTCGTCGCCCAGGAAGCAGAACTGCGGCGGCAACGGACTGCCGTGCAGCGTATGCGTACCGAGGGCAGCAGGATGGGTCTGCTCTCCGCCTTCGTCACCAGCCGCCTCACGAGCCTGCCCGAGGGCTCACTGCGCCAGGCGGATCTGGACAGCCTGCTGGTCACCGAGCGGATCTTCGGCCCGCTCGGTGCGGCCGTCCAGGCAACCCGTTTCGTCGCCCTGGCCACTCACCCGGATCTGCGTGAAGACTCCGACCGTATCGATGCCTCCGAGGAAGCACTCGATGACACGATCGCCGTCGATGACCCCCGAGTGGCCCGGGTGGCTGCCGAACGGCACGCCTTCGAAATGGCGCTGCAAGCCGTCATCGAGGATTCCGGCCTGGCGGAGAGCGACGACGCACTCTTCGACTCCTGGGACACCTTGCACCCCGCAACCGCTGATGAGAGGGAGAACGAGGCGGGCCGAAGCTCAGGCAGGGGGCAAGAGTCCATGAGCGCCTTCGAAGCCACAGGAAAGATGCCCTACGACTTCTCCCCGGCCCGCCTGCGCTGCATGGAATTCGCCGAAGAACTCGCCGCCCACGAGTCACCCGCTTCCTAG
- a CDS encoding amidohydrolase family protein — translation MIIDVHGHLSAPAELYAWKSGLLSHRGAHGRGAPRISDEQLRAAHTEPHPSFGNVSHMDHIDGAGVDVQLISPRPYQMMHSEQGKLVQWFTEETNDLIHRSTELFPGRFLGVAGLPQSPELEPAQWVGELRRTVTELGFVGAMLNPDPFEGTATPPALGDRYWYPLYEALCELDVPALIHAAGCRPPAREPYSLHFIQEETVAIWSLLNSSVLQDFPELKIVVSHGGGAIPYQVGRFLPSGVRSGATPYLEKLRKLYFDTCLYTQDAIELLIRTVGVDRCLFGTEKPGTGSQINPDNGRWFDDIHLLVNDIDWLTDADRTALFEGNARSLFPIGAGATARTA, via the coding sequence ATGATCATCGATGTCCACGGGCACCTGAGCGCGCCCGCCGAACTGTACGCCTGGAAGTCGGGACTCCTGTCGCACCGAGGGGCCCATGGACGGGGCGCCCCGCGCATCAGCGACGAACAGCTTCGGGCCGCCCACACCGAACCGCACCCCAGCTTCGGCAATGTGTCGCACATGGATCACATCGACGGCGCCGGCGTCGACGTCCAGCTCATCTCGCCGCGGCCGTACCAGATGATGCACAGCGAGCAGGGCAAGCTCGTCCAGTGGTTCACCGAGGAGACCAACGACCTCATCCACCGTTCCACCGAACTGTTCCCCGGCCGGTTCCTCGGCGTGGCCGGGCTGCCGCAGAGTCCGGAACTCGAACCCGCGCAGTGGGTCGGCGAACTACGGCGCACCGTCACCGAACTCGGTTTCGTCGGGGCCATGCTCAATCCGGACCCGTTCGAGGGCACCGCGACGCCGCCGGCACTCGGTGACCGGTACTGGTATCCCCTCTACGAGGCGCTGTGCGAACTCGACGTTCCGGCGCTGATCCACGCCGCCGGATGTCGGCCACCTGCGCGCGAGCCGTACAGCCTCCACTTCATCCAGGAGGAGACGGTCGCCATCTGGAGCCTGCTCAACTCCTCCGTGCTCCAGGACTTCCCCGAGCTGAAGATCGTGGTCTCCCACGGGGGCGGCGCGATCCCCTATCAGGTGGGCCGGTTCCTGCCCTCCGGTGTCCGCTCCGGGGCGACCCCGTACCTGGAGAAGCTCCGCAAGCTGTACTTCGACACCTGCCTGTACACCCAGGACGCGATCGAACTACTCATCCGCACCGTCGGCGTCGACCGCTGCCTGTTCGGCACGGAGAAGCCCGGAACCGGCTCTCAGATCAACCCGGACAACGGCCGCTGGTTCGACGACATCCATCTGCTGGTGAACGACATCGACTGGCTCACGGACGCCGACCGCACGGCCCTGTTCGAGGGCAATGCCCGCTCGCTGTTCCCCATCGGCGCCGGTGCCACGGCGCGGACGGCATGA
- a CDS encoding RraA family protein, translating to MTDTPLDPRLDDLSTATLSDALDRLGLPGSLHGLAPLGPGQHLIGRAFTVRYQPAGNPPGTVGDYLDDVPPGSVVVLDNQGRTDCTVWGDILTAVAHAKGVAGTVIDGVCRDVHRALGLGYPIYSRGRFMRTGKDRVEVAEVGGPVAVGGVQISPGDLLVGDQDGIVAIPSTSLASVVTLAIEIADREEKILASALAGSTIAEARAAHGYHELQRRGAE from the coding sequence GTGACCGACACTCCGCTGGACCCGCGACTCGACGACCTGTCGACTGCGACCCTCTCCGACGCATTGGACCGGCTAGGACTGCCCGGGAGCCTGCACGGGCTTGCGCCGCTCGGACCAGGGCAGCACCTGATCGGACGCGCGTTCACCGTCCGCTACCAACCGGCTGGCAACCCACCCGGGACCGTCGGCGACTATCTCGACGACGTTCCGCCGGGCTCCGTCGTGGTCCTCGACAATCAGGGCCGTACGGACTGCACGGTGTGGGGCGACATCCTCACGGCTGTGGCACACGCGAAGGGAGTGGCCGGCACTGTCATCGATGGCGTCTGCCGCGATGTGCACCGCGCACTCGGCCTCGGCTACCCGATCTACAGCCGAGGACGGTTCATGCGCACCGGCAAGGACCGGGTCGAGGTCGCCGAAGTGGGTGGCCCGGTTGCCGTCGGCGGAGTGCAGATAAGCCCCGGCGACCTGCTGGTCGGCGACCAGGACGGCATCGTCGCGATCCCCTCGACATCTCTCGCCAGCGTCGTCACCCTCGCGATCGAGATAGCCGACCGCGAGGAGAAGATCCTCGCCAGCGCGCTCGCCGGTTCCACCATCGCCGAGGCACGGGCCGCCCACGGCTACCACGAGCTACAGCGCAGAGGAGCGGAATGA
- a CDS encoding RraA family protein: MADSLGVPDTAPDAIARLRALDVCAVSDALDILGLPGATVGLAPMWPSPNTVAGRVRTVKAGPRAAAGPTTHIASPAVASAHPDDVIVIDNHGRTDVSCWGGLLAEAAVAAGIAGVVVDGACRDVPECAGLDLPLFAKAAVPVSARGRIVQEEMDVPVQIRGVRVCSGDLVVADRNGVVFVAAEHARSVIALAERIAARETAMAIAVRAGRSIVEVMHDSQFPAVTAEETP, encoded by the coding sequence ATGGCTGATTCCCTCGGCGTACCCGATACCGCGCCCGACGCGATCGCGCGCCTGCGAGCTTTGGACGTCTGCGCCGTCTCCGACGCACTCGACATTCTGGGGCTGCCCGGCGCGACCGTGGGGCTCGCCCCGATGTGGCCGTCCCCGAACACCGTCGCGGGACGGGTCCGCACCGTGAAGGCGGGCCCCAGGGCGGCGGCTGGGCCAACCACCCACATCGCCAGCCCTGCCGTCGCCTCTGCACATCCCGATGACGTGATCGTGATCGACAACCACGGGCGCACCGATGTCTCGTGCTGGGGTGGGCTGCTCGCCGAGGCGGCCGTTGCCGCGGGGATCGCGGGGGTTGTCGTCGACGGTGCGTGCCGTGACGTACCCGAATGCGCCGGTCTCGACCTGCCGCTGTTCGCCAAGGCCGCCGTTCCCGTGAGTGCTCGGGGCCGGATCGTCCAGGAGGAGATGGACGTGCCCGTCCAGATCCGCGGCGTCCGGGTCTGCTCCGGAGACCTGGTGGTGGCCGACCGCAACGGTGTGGTGTTCGTCGCGGCCGAGCACGCCCGATCGGTGATCGCCCTCGCCGAACGCATCGCCGCCCGGGAGACCGCGATGGCGATAGCGGTGCGGGCGGGCCGCTCGATCGTCGAGGTCATGCATGACTCCCAGTTCCCTGCCGTCACCGCCGAGGAGACACCGTGA